A portion of the Candidatus Pristimantibacillus lignocellulolyticus genome contains these proteins:
- a CDS encoding MBL fold metallo-hydrolase: protein MKIQFLGTAAFEGIPAMFCHCELCAKAKLNRGKDIRTRTSVMIDTDLKVDFPPDTYMHMLREQLDLDKLHNIIFTHSHSDHLYAEDLLTRVPGYSKYYDHRIALFGNDKVLSILNKYLSTVEQDSFTLTKFLPFETYQVGEARVTPLLATHDPQEDCFILYIEKSNKVLLYGHDSGDFPDATWEWLQGKGFDIVILECTMGYDSYRKTHMNIIAVKETKQRMEFEGMLQPDCHVIVTHFSHNGRALHSDLEREFAEDHIIVAYDGMVIEV from the coding sequence ATGAAGATTCAATTTCTTGGTACCGCAGCATTTGAAGGCATTCCGGCGATGTTTTGTCATTGTGAGCTTTGTGCAAAAGCTAAACTAAATCGCGGCAAAGATATTCGCACTCGAACTTCAGTAATGATTGACACTGATCTGAAAGTCGATTTTCCACCCGATACTTATATGCATATGTTAAGAGAACAATTAGATCTTGATAAGTTACACAATATTATCTTTACACATTCTCATTCTGATCATTTGTATGCAGAAGATCTGCTAACAAGAGTACCAGGTTATTCGAAATATTATGATCATCGTATTGCTTTGTTTGGCAATGATAAAGTACTTAGTATACTTAATAAATACTTGAGTACGGTTGAACAAGATAGCTTTACTTTGACGAAGTTTCTACCCTTTGAAACATATCAAGTTGGCGAAGCACGAGTAACACCGTTATTGGCTACTCATGACCCACAAGAGGATTGCTTCATATTGTATATAGAAAAGAGCAATAAGGTATTGCTTTATGGTCATGATAGTGGCGATTTCCCTGATGCTACTTGGGAATGGTTGCAAGGTAAAGGGTTTGATATCGTCATTTTGGAATGTACGATGGGTTATGATTCATATAGAAAAACCCATATGAACATTATAGCGGTTAAAGAAACGAAACAAAGAATGGAATTTGAAGGAATGTTACAACCTGATTGCCATGTTATCGTAACTCATTTCTCTCACAATGGGCGGGCACTTCATTCTGATCTGGAGAGAGAATTTGCAGAAGATCATATTATCGTCGCTTATGATGGTATGGTTATCGAAGTGTAA